Genomic segment of Triticum aestivum cultivar Chinese Spring chromosome 6A, IWGSC CS RefSeq v2.1, whole genome shotgun sequence:
ATCTTGTCGTCACTCTCTCTGGTGCTTTTTCCAATACCGGATACTCTATTACATAATCTATGTGTTGTTCAAAATATGCCTTATAAAAATGGCATACATTTAGAGAGGTGTATAATTGTACATATAGAAAGAGAATATATGCGTGTTCAACTATTGTAACTAACCTTACATAAGCCATCCAACATGGGAAATGCATGTCGTTGCACTCATGTTCTCTTCCAttgtgtttatgaataaatattTTTGTTTTCTGTACAGTATTTTCTTATTTTTAAACAAAGGCAGAAGTTTGCTATATATTTTTTTTGAACAAAGACGCAAGGATGTTTGCTATATTTCACTGATTAAGGAGAAGAAAAATAAAGTTATGTACAAACAAGGCTGTAGCAGAAGCGCTGGGCTACTCTCCCAGCCTTCTATGAATTGGGCATAGTACGCAGAGGATGCGTAGCAGGAGTTTTCCGTAAGCTTCCGAATGTCCTCACCTTTGTAGCTCAACAGGGAGAAAGTCTCTCCCAAAGGGTGAAGAACTCATAGATGTGGAATATTCACCTAATTCAAGTTTAGGGAATATTAGTTCAAATGGATAGATAAGAGGCAATAACTGTGAGAAACTAGATATCTATTATGTTAAGGAAGATAGGGTTGTCCTACTATACTTGCAAGACTGTAAGTAAACAACTTGCAATACTAGACGATACGCTACGTGTTTGCCGCGGAATTGGATATATAGTTTCCAAATATCGTGTAGAATACTAATTTGGTTCTTACGTTTTAAACTACTTGAGAAAATTTTGCATAAGAAAAAAGAAAATTTTAACATGAAAAGTTGTGCACGTCACAATTAAATGCAATGTGATTTAAAATTCACTTAGAAATGCACTAATGCATGTTTGTGGTAGAGGATTGTCATGCAtaggtcatatggatgctagtggatCAAGCTGGTAAATCTAACAGCTAcaacaattttgatgatgtgggaTTTGAGCATGCATGATGAGATAATTAGAAAAAGTGAGGATCACTCTCTTAGGTATATACTCACTCCGTCCCAAACTAAGTGTATATCTTAAccttagtataactttgtactaactttagtacgaagttgagacacttattttgggatggaggaagtGTATGATTAGGGATATTCATTCCTGTGTTGGAACGGACAATGCCAAAAACCAGGCAGATATGCCCTAGTTCGAATTTCCTCTTTGCCAGTGATGAGACTAGCTTTCATAGGTTGGTGAAAACCGTATTTGAACACCCTGTTAGTTGTAAACACATGAATGCATAAGATAATAAAAAAGATACACAAAGCTCATTTCGTTTGTAGTGAAATGTTATTAATGAATATCCATTTCTAAGCCCAGGCTCATCTACATCCAGTGAAGAGAAAATTCACACACAAAAAATGTAACAAGCTAAGTCACATGCGGAATGAAAGGGAAAACAAAGAAATCTTGCACCGGGGCAGCTTTACATCAGTAAATGAAGTTCTTATAATGAACCTTATTACATGTAAGTTTACCATACACTCAGTGGCAAGATGGCTCCTTGGAACCCCTATTGCAGCTAATTATGTCAATGTACTATCTCTAAAGCATTCCGGCCCATAGAAGAAATCTGATATAGTTCGCAGCAAATAGCAAATAGTTTTAGCTACTTTTGTTTGAATTTTATACTCATATCTCCCTATGATTCTATTCAAGTATACTGTGTGTACAAGTTTTTTGAAGACGAACTAGCTAGTAATATGTACATCATGCATCCACTCTCCAGCCATTTTCATGATATATGGTATTGGtcgtaactactccctccgttcctaaatatttgtctttttagaaatttcaaatggtGGCTATGACATACGGATatatatggacatattttagagtatagattcactcattttgctccgtatgtagtcacctgttgaaatctctagaaagacaaatatttaggaacgaagggagtataactATGGTTAGAATAATtcctctatttttatttaattttggaTTTATGTCAACTCGTGTATGTGCATGGCTTCATATAAGCCATTAAAATCAACTCCTTGTCAGTTTTGTTCAATAATGCTTATGTATTTGAAAACCACCAACTCTGGGAGGCAACTGGTGTAACTTATCAGGAGAATTACAAACATATGTGTTATTGGTATTTCAGTCAAGCCACAGACAGCCCTCTTTCTTTGATTGGGTCGATCCTTAATAGCCTCTGTGGAAACAGGACCTGGTGTGAACTGTTAAGCCATTGTCGACATGTTcaaaaaaaaagaatcaaatcatcaTGTTCCAATGCTGGCGGAAAGAAGGACATGACAGTACGATTGCCTCACCTGCCACACTCGATGAGGCATCACGCCTAGTGTCGTAGCCTTGCTGCATGCTGCAGGTTTGTCCTGCCTCTAGGCGTGCGCTGTCGATCCCACCATGCATGCATATGGTGCCGCCGTGTCGTGCATGTATGCACTGCACCTGTGTTCATGATAGTCTTGGCTGGGAAATACACTCGGCAGGAAGAGAGTATACACGTGCCGTGAATTGGCATAGGAGTATATGTTGAACGTGCTGGGATTATTTCTTGTTTAAACGTGCTGAGGTTTGATTTTATGCGTCAGCAGGAAGAGTCCTTCACACATGGTCTGTATGGAGGTATAATAACAGTATGCAAAACTATCGAATTCCAAAATGTTATAATCTTGATGTAACTTTGAAATGATTCTGCGTATTTTGTGATAGTTTTTTCTTTGTACAGTTGGAATTGTTGGGTACTGGAATTTTTCTTGGGTCTTCCTCGACCCATACGGATTCAACTCCTatcaaaaaggtagcatgatagcAAAACTCCTCCAATGAAGTGCTAGTCAACTTCCAAATGCAAAACATATTATGTAACGATATTGTAATAAACTGTCCATGCAGTTTGAAGGCACATGGCTCAGTTAACGATGCAACCATTGTATCACTGGCGATAGTTGGTTCTTCATCAGATAAGAAGCACTTGGTTCACTGAATGGTTAATCTCTGTGTTGAATGAAACTGATTCGACAGGTATGCATACACGAGATCAAAAAGGGAGTTAGAGGAGGCATACACAAGATCACCACGAACAACAAGCAGAAGCTGGCCAAAACAGCATGGCTCAACGAATGAGAGTTCAAAGAGGGCTGCCAAGTGCCAACTTGATCGGTTTGTTGTACCCGCTGAGTCAGACAAGATGAACAACTAGATGCTGGGGGAGAACATCGACCAGGGAAAATATTTCGCATGCATCACTGAAGTTGCTCTGTAGCGGTGTACAGTTCCAGGCAACAGTGCAGGTCAACACGGCGCTGCTACACAAACTCGGCAGCTTGATACATACAGTACAAGAAGCCTATTAAAGCCAGCAGCATATCACTTAATCAAATGAATTACAATTCCCATGACGGCGAACTGCATTGTTACTTTGTGCGGAAGCCTATCAAAGTTTCGACATAAACACGGGCGCCGCTGAATTCTGAGGCCGCGAACCCCCTCTACTAGCAGGCACCTGCAACAAAAATTGACGACACAGTGAGGACCTCTATGTGTGCTATACATCTTCAGAAAGGGCGCATCAGGAATGCGTGTTTGATCAAATTGGTAGCAGGTGATACGAGTATCAATGCTATCATGCATGTGGCTGTTCTATTTTGATCCTCCTTTCTGAAGAAACCTTTTTTTTTCGAACTCCTCTCGAAGTAACTAAaaaaaaaatgaaactccatgggcactagcacccacggttttattgatatagaagaagcatccctcatgagaattccagaaattcgtccccgacgtggatcgaactctggtcgttaggtttacaatcatgcgcccccAACCACTGGGCTATGCCCACATCCTCTCCTCTCGAAGTAACTTGAGATGTTCGAAATGCAAGGTCTCATACGTACACGATCGCCCTGTATGTTGAGATGGTTTTATATGGTGCTATGGTTTGTACGTACCTTGGTGCCAGAAGCCTTCTGAATGAATCCCTTCTCTTGCAGGGATTTCACCGCTTCACAGAGGTATTCTTGCACAGGGGTGAACTTCATGCCAAGGTCCTTGAGAGGCTGGTTGGTGTACTTGTAACCCTTCTTTGGCGGATTTACCTCGTCCTTGCATCTGTGCAGGTTAGTGAAGGATTAGACTGTCACTGTCAAAAGATGCCCAGCTAATTAAGTCATTGTTTAGTGTGTTGAGAAGCTTCAAAAGTTGAGGATGAAATCTCAACAGAGTCCACTTTGTCTTTAAGGCGAAGCAAAGCCATCGCTTTCGTTTTACGAAAGTTACAGGCAACTAGCAACAACTTGTGCTCTATCAAGTGAACAATTGCAAGCAAGATTGTGTAAAAACATTAGCACATTCGTGAAAAAGATTCCATCAACGGAACAATTGCAAGCAAAGACTGTGTAAAAACATTAGCACATTCGTGGAAAGATTCTATCAAGGGAACAATTGCAAGCAAAGATTGTGTAAAAACATTAGCACATTCGTGGAAGATTCTATCAACGGAGCAACTGCAAGCAAGATCGTGGAAAGATCTATTCTTAATTCAGTACTACGAATCAGGAATAGTACTCTACTTGCTATTTTAATTTGGAAGAATTATCTATTGTATCTGGTTGCTTATTTGCGTCTCTAACTGTCGGCTGAACAGGGAGTACGAAGTTTGGATCATTCATTCGTTTGAATAATGCAGGACGGCATTGTACCTTGTGGGAATCGGGTGGTCCGGGAAGAGCCCGGCGAGGATCCGGCAGAGCTCGCCGCGGTGCAGCGTCCTCTCGGCGCAGACGTAGCGCCGTCCGCCGGCATTGGGCGCCTCGAGCACCCTGACGTGCGCCTCGGCGGCGTCCTTGACATGCACGTAGGCCTGCGACTCGTTGACGTAGGCCTTGGCCTCGCCGGTGAGGTACTTGAGTATGTGCCTGGTGCTGGTGTTCATGGTCGGCTGCAGCAGCTCGCCGAGCGTCACCACCGGGATCACCACCGCCAGGTCCAGCCCCAGCGCCCGCGCCGCCTCCCACGCGCCCCGCTCCGCGATCGTCTTGGCGTAGCAGTACCAGTTCTGCCGTCATTCGGGGCGTCAATGGCGGTTCGCAGGCAAGATCGGGTGGATAGATCAAGTTGGATCGGTGTCTGACCTTGGTCTGTTTGCAGTAGTCGAGGTCGCTCCAGCACGACTCGTCGAGCGGCGCGTCCGGGTCGCGATGGGGGTTCATGTACATGGTGCCGATGCTGGAGGACAGCACCACGCGCCGGACGCCGGCGTCCGCGGCCATCTCCACCACGTTGAGCGTCCCGGTGATCACCGGCTCGATGATCTCCTCCTGCCGAACGACGCAACCTCCGTCAGCTTCATCCCGGCGGAAATAGAGGAGGATATACTACCGAGCGGCCGCTACTTACGGGGGTGTCGTGCATCGGCGACGCAGTGTGGATGACGCCGTCGCAGCCGTCGAAGGCGGCGCGGAGGCTGGCCCGGTCGAGCAGGTCGACCTGCACCATCGTGAGCCGCTCCGCGGCGCCGTCGAGCGCCCACAGGTGCGCGTTCTTGGGGTCATCTGCGCAACCAAGAGCTCGTCAGCCCAATCCATTCACTTGGCAGACCCGGCGCGCCCAAGAATCCCGGGCGGCAAAGGGACGCAgcgagagagggagagatggggagagGAACCGTACCGGCGCGGCGGGAGGTGCCGCGGACGGCGTAGCCGCGGGCGAGGAGCATCTTGACGATCCAGGAGCCGATGAAGCCGCCGGCGCCGGTGACGCAGACGACGGCGGCCATGGCCACGCCTGAGGCAACAGATCAGTTAACGCTGAAAAGGCGGGGGGAGGAAGAAACCAAATCTTTGGCGGAGGGCGAGCTGGGGCACGATTATCAGCCGGGGCCGCTGGTCGGTCTCTTATCACTCGGCAGAGAGACCCCGCTGGAACGGCCGAGAAACCGAGCGGCAATTACCGTGAAAACAACCGCGGCCCGGTGGTCCTGTGAGAACCGCGACGCGCGGACCGGGACGGGGAGACCGGGACGGCGACTGAGACCAGCGCGGCCGTGTGAACCTCTTCCCGAGCAGCGTGTGGAGTGCACTCCAAGCGCGGTGGGGGAAATAGTAGTAAAGAAAACGACCTGGGCTGACCTCGTGACTGGGAACGTGTTCCTTTCCTCCACCCAGTTTTGCTTTTGTTAAATCAATCATGCCTCATGCGTTGCGTTTACAGGGCGCTTCCGGTGTCGACTAGTGCCGGCGACGGCGAGCATCTGGACGCTTCCGGTGTCGATTAGTGCCGGTGACGGTGAGCATCTACGGGCTTTAGGTGCGCAACATTGGGACTCGTCGCCATGTCTTTTTCTGTGCCTCCATGGTGCCAgtgggctgctgctgctgcagttGCAAGGATCATGTGTGTCCCAAAGTGCTTCGCTTCGCTCAACACGTGAATGTTGGAGCTGGGATGGGGACGGTGGCGGTTGTCCGGGAGCGACTGGGTAGGTGGGTGGGTGCAAAGGGACGGACGGCGAGCTTTCCCACATGTGCCGCAACGAAAAGAAAATTAGTGGCGAAGTAGGCTACACGTACGCCGGATACCGTTTGGCCTGCGCGCCGGATGCCTCTCGCTAGCCTCCACGTACGTACGTACGACGCGCCGGGCCGCGCGGGAAGCAGGATCGGTCTACCAAGAAGATGCGAAAGCATGACAGCGATAGCGCCGATGTTTCGCTTCGGAGAACAGCCGTGCGCCAGCCGCCAGCACCTCGCCGCACCACCGCCGGAGCTCCCACGGCAAGAACAAGAACATCCTTGTCGTGACGAAGATGGAGACGAGGGGCGAGTTACCCTGTAGCTGGCCGCCGCCTCCGCAACGACGACCACACCTGGAGAACGGGCGCCCACCGTATCGACGGACCCGGGAGCAGTTAACGCCGGAAGCTCATCGGCACCGCCGCACGTGACGTCGCCGAAATGGGGGAAGAAGCTCCGGCCAACTTATTCCACCGCGCTGCTGCTGTAAAAGAAACCTACCCTACTATCTACACGCCTAGGTCTCAGATCCGGGGTCCCTTCGCTCTCCTGCCGCTGAACCAGCGGCCTGAGAGGGAAGAGATCGCCGTTCTGTCAGTCGGTGAAGCGAAGAACGACTCTTGCTTTTTCGCCTCTCCTGATGAGCGGTTACGATAAGCAGGGCCGGCCCTGGGCCATGGCGAGAGGTGCGACGGCCTAGGGGCCAGCCTCAGCAGGGGCCCATATATCTCTAAAAAAATAGACTAGTACACAAGAGAAGCAGGCATGGCCCATTACGTCACGCACGAACAGCAATTCCTCGCTGGCTCCTTGAATTACGCCCTCGTTCGTCTCCGTTCTCCGTCTTCTTTCCCAATTAAAATTACCCCAAGTTTCTAAGAGGCCAGGCCCCAATTCCCAAAGCTAATAAATGATTTTCTTTGGTTCCTCGCATCCTATGAACTGCCCCAAAGGACCCCGACGGACGGAAGCCAACCGGCGACACATCCTGGCCCTGGGCCCCTGGGAAGAACGCGAGAGCAGCAACCTGCACCACGGCCGTCCATCGATAGAGCCGTGGTCAGTGTCCGAGGGCAGGCGATGCAGACATGAAATCCAGGCACTGTTTAAGCGAAGCAATCAAGCCATTGCTCCTCCAGGTAATTTTTAGACCTTAATTCTTTGATCTTTGTCTATTTATTTCTGTTATGATGAGTTGACGTAATAATCAAAATTCATGATAAGCCATTGCTGATGTTTAACCTACTTAATTGCTCTATTTTTGTTCAAATTGCAGTCATGTAAATTCTGCAGGTTGTGTCCTTGCATGAATTTTGATTATTGGATGGGTGGAGCATagaatttcttctaatttactccAAAACCAAGATTTTTGAATTCAGGTGCTCTATCCTCGTCGACCTGTTGGCTGGGCAGCtgaggttgctgccagcccacccgaCGCGCGGTACTCGTGGAGTTTCTTCTATTAAAAAATGCCAACGAGGGTTAGtccttgggttggtctcattttttttaTAATGTTCCAACAAAGCAATTATCATCTGATTGTGATAAAAGTAAAGGatctaactactacctccgtttcagtttacaagtcctgtaTGTATATCTAGGTTTCCAATTTTATCACCATAATAGtttaaactatataacacaaaaattataccgtttgaaaCTAGGAACATCTGAAATTTATAATGGTatgtttttttgtaatatatgacttccTTTAGGTTGGTTAAATTGACGATCTAGAGATACGTGCAcgccttgtaaactgagagagagggagtagtaAATCAATTAGTTGAATTTGAAAACGGTGCTAAGTCCTTCACTGGAAGAAAATTTGAGTACGTATATTATAAGGGCCCATTATATAAAACTCGCGCAAGGGCCTCTAAGATGCCAGGGCCGGCCCTGACGATAAGCAATGACAAACTGGCATGTTCATAACCGGGCGTCTCTATCCGGGTGCTTGGCTCCTCTCGCGATAAAACTACAGTTGTTGATGGCTATCTGTGGGAGCCGTTGGTCTATAAAAGAAAAGGCTAAACGAATCGGTACTCGATGAtagtccttttttttcttttctgactTGGATGATGGTTCTTATATAGTTTTATATATAGACTAGCAAAaaggcctgtgcgttgcaacgggagaaagaaAATCTACTCATATCTCTAGCTGGGTCAGTTGGACAAACTGTGTGTGCCCCGTTGACAGGTTATGAGATCGAACCCTCCCATCGGCAATTTTATTTTTCTCCGGATCAACCAAATCCCGTACGTGAAATTAAGTAAATCGGGACCAAACGAAGCGGGACGAAACTAAGAATATCACGTcactttaatagtaggtatagatatagatatagatatagaaattgcccgtgcgttgcaacgggataaacAACCTCTCGCACATCTCCAGTGGGCCATCTGTGTTGCCACTTTTTATCTTTGTATATGTGTGTATCATGTCGAAGGTGGTGACGTGTATATCTATTTTACGATAAACATGACCGTTCTCAAGGTAGTGAGATTGGTCACTATATTCTAGCATGCCATGTTGTAGCTACCATGATCAAATTTAAGAAGGCGGGAAATCGAGAAAAAAAAACTTTAGACCCACGTTGCACATGCTTGTAATTCATGTACTCCTTACTTTGTCAAAAAATTAATACAGACATGAGCCAAAAATCAAACCTTTATTGCAAGAGGTTCACCGTGCACATTCATAACAGCGAATAATTTCTTTCCTTCTGAACATTTTCTTCTTTTGATTTTAGTTCCTTTTCTTCCTGGGCTAGGACATCGGAACTTTTTATTTCCTTCAAGGGGAAATTTATTCCATATTTTAATTCCTTTCCTTCTTGGGCAGATTTCCCCCCTTTCTTGCGCTCAGATAAGAGCAGAATTCACTCCTTTCCTTCAATCCTTCTTAACTCATTTCCTTCTTGGGCTCAAGAATTtactcctttttttatttttattttctaggAGCAAACCGGATCCAACACCTCGGACTTTTGTTGATTCTTAAGATGCTTATTAACTTGAAATCATAGGCATATGTAACGTGGCCGGATGAAGTATAAATAAGCGATATGGGACTACTGAATAACTAAACGAATGGTCTCCGTGAGGTAGCTTCGCTTGTTCCTAGAGACGCACTCGCATGCCTTCCCATGGGAGAAATTTTGTGTGGCCCAGTACGTATATGTGCTTTTGCGTGCTCCACCTCACGACCGAGCAAGGGCTCAAAGCTTCAAACCTCCAGATATACAAAAACACCGAGAAAGGGGTCAAAAAAGAAAAAATCTCCCGAGCAAGCAAGGGCTCGATCCCAAGCCAGCTGTGCCTGCGCGCC
This window contains:
- the LOC123132475 gene encoding uncharacterized protein isoform X5 encodes the protein MEAGFSHGGGASSSSCWGKNGAWSKLRDEPYLARKDKSIMLIANVTSCTINLDKLELLGTGIFLGSSSTHTDSTPIKKVCIHEIKKGVRGGIHKITTNNKQKLAKTAWLNE
- the LOC123132474 gene encoding cinnamoyl-CoA reductase 1; this encodes MIDLTKAKLGGGKEHVPSHEVSPGRFLYYYFPHRAWSALHTLLGKRFTRPRWSQSPSRSPRPGPRVAVLTGPPGRGCFHGVAMAAVVCVTGAGGFIGSWIVKMLLARGYAVRGTSRRADDPKNAHLWALDGAAERLTMVQVDLLDRASLRAAFDGCDGVIHTASPMHDTPEEIIEPVITGTLNVVEMAADAGVRRVVLSSSIGTMYMNPHRDPDAPLDESCWSDLDYCKQTKNWYCYAKTIAERGAWEAARALGLDLAVVIPVVTLGELLQPTMNTSTRHILKYLTGEAKAYVNESQAYVHVKDAAEAHVRVLEAPNAGGRRYVCAERTLHRGELCRILAGLFPDHPIPTRCKDEVNPPKKGYKYTNQPLKDLGMKFTPVQEYLCEAVKSLQEKGFIQKASGTKVPASRGGSRPQNSAAPVFMSKL